One stretch of Zingiber officinale cultivar Zhangliang chromosome 6B, Zo_v1.1, whole genome shotgun sequence DNA includes these proteins:
- the LOC121992393 gene encoding V-type proton ATPase subunit E-like, with the protein MNDADVSKQIQQMVRFIRQEAEEKANEISVAAEEEFNIEKLQLVEAEKKKIRQEYERKEKQVEIRKKIEYSMQLNASRLKVLQAQDDLVISMKEAAAKELLLVNKIQDSYEKLLQDLIVQSLLRLKEPAVLLRCREEDLQLVESILSSAIEEYAGKASVHPPEIVVDRNTFLPSAPTHYDAHGPYCSGGVVLASIDGKIVFENTLDARLDVVFRKKLPEIRKHLFGQVAA; encoded by the exons ATGAACGACGCCGATGTCTCAAAGCAGATCCAGCAGATGGTGCGGTTCATTCGACAGGAGGCCGAGGAGAAGGCCAATGAGATCTCCGTCGCCGCCGAGGAG gAATTCAACATTGAAAAGTTACAACTTGTTGAGGCTGAAAAGAAGAAGATTAGGCAAGAATATGAGAGAAAAGAGAAGCAAGTAGAGATTAGAAAGAAAAT TGAGTATTCTATGCAACTGAATGCCTCTCGTTTAAAAGTTCTTCAAGCTCAGGATGATTTAGTTATTTCCATGAAAGAGGCTGCTGCAAAAGAGCTTCTTCTTGTTAACAAGATACAAGATTCGTACGAAAAGCTTCTGCAAGACCTAATTGTCCAG AGCTTGCTAAGGTTGAAGGAACCAGCTGTGTTGTTGCGATGCCGTGAAGAGGATCTTCAACTTGTGGAGTCTATTCTCAGCTCAGCAATAGAAGAATATGCAGGAAAAGCAAGTGTTCATCCACCGGAGATAGTGGTGGACAGAAATACCTTTTTACCATCTGCCCCTACCCATTATGATGCTCATGGCCCCTATTG CTCTGGTGGTGTAGTCTTGGCTTCAATAGATGGGAAAATTGTCTTTGAGAACACACTTGATGCAAGGCTTGACGTTGTCTTTCGGAAGAAACTCCCAGAG ATCCGAAAACATCTTTTTGGCCAAGTTGCTGCTTGA